The Lytechinus pictus isolate F3 Inbred chromosome 17, Lp3.0, whole genome shotgun sequence genome contains a region encoding:
- the LOC129280181 gene encoding plexin-B2-like, which translates to MIQRVLGEFLLLILISCQIGSIQTAPLSSYLVSYFTPPGPDSNLPFNHIAINNITGDFYIGARERLYQLDSDLNLKQTVDTGKCSGKNEDNINNLLVVVITPQHYKLISCGGCGDICRQNSLDNISVDLEPLPDAEGVVAVGDLPSVGAVAFGTDYESNADVRLDESFFLFNGVSGTGIPGEISFISKRSVDNLVVRQQISGNHLESQNSFAFKHLIPYKDYLYYFISRVEKTYLGRICRDSPDGENFASYTEIKLKCGHDESQNDIQSAFIGTAGTQLAESMNINTTDDLLYAVFSSDSSSLCVYKMIDVQQNFEDAILGCIEETSTGAENIFLKDSICKGVSHFHLMAMNDCLTYLYNQNKCVIE; encoded by the coding sequence ATGATTCAGAGAGTACTGGGAGAATTTCTCCTCCTGATCCTGATATCTTGTCAGATCGGATCAATCCAAACAGCTCCCCTCTCCTCCTACTTGGTATCTTATTTTACGCCTCCTGGTCCTGACTCCAACCTACCATTCAACCACATCGCTATAAACAACATCACAGGAGATTTCTACATAGGAGCACGAGAGAGGCTCTACCAACTCGACTCCGACCTGAACCTTAAACAGACCGTGGACACTGGAAAGTGTTCCGGTAAAAATGAAGACAATATTAACAAtctgttggtggtggtgatcacACCGCAGCACTATAAGCTGATTTCATGCGGTGGTTGTGGCGATATATGCCGGCAAAATAGCTTGGATAATATATCAGTTGATCTGGAACCTTTACCTGATGCTGAAGGTGTTGTAGCAGTAGGAGACCTACCTTCTGTTGGTGCTGTTGCATTTGGTACCGACTATGAAAGTAATGCAGACGTTAGACTCGATGAatcatttttcttatttaatgGAGTCAGCGGCACAGGGATTCCTGGTGAGATCAGCTTCATTTCAAAGCGCAGTGTTGACAACCTAGTAGTACGCCAACAAATATCTGGAAATCATTTGGAGTCTCAGAACTCATTCGCATTTAAACATCTTATCCCTTACAAAGATTACCTTTACTACTTCATATCAAGAGTCGAGAAAACCTATTTAGGACGTATTTGTCGTGATTCACCCGACGGAGAAAACTTTGCTTCCTACACGGAGATAAAGCTCAAGTGTGGACACGATGAATCTCAGAATGATATCCAGTCTGCTTTCATAGGAACAGCAGGGACCCAGTTAGCTGAATCAATGAATATCAACACAACGGATGACCTACTTTACGCGGTATTCTCATCAGATTCGTCTTCTCTTTGCGTGTATAAGATGATCGATGTCCAGCAGAACTTTGAAGATGCTATCTTAGGGTGTATTGAGGAAACGAGCACTGGTGCAGAGAACATATTCCTGAAGGACAGTATATGCAAGGGGGTaagtcattttcatttgatggccATGAATGATTGTTTAACATATTtatataatcaaaataaatgcGTAATTGAATGA